The following nucleotide sequence is from Tardiphaga sp. 709.
GTGCGAATTGCGGGAACACATCGCCCATCGCCTGCCCGGCGCGCCGGTCGGCCGTCAGCAGCACGAGCTCGACCTTGGGATGACGCAGCAGCAGTCGCACCAGTTCGGCGCCGGTGTAACCGGACGCACCGAGAATGCCGATTTTCTTCTTCGTGCTCATCCCATAAATCCTTCGGCCTCAGCCATAGCAGTCAATTGTGTCGTCTCTTCCGCAAACAAATGCGACCGCAATTTGCGCATCGCATTTGAAATCTCGAACGCGGCAGGCTCCGGCCGCAGCGCCAGTGCGCTCATGACAGCCAGATGATCGGCATCTGACTTGTGCTGGTTGAGCTTGGAGCTACCCTCCACCTCGTCCACTGTCATCACCACACCGACGATCGCCTTCTTCATCGCCTCAAGCCGCCCCGCCGCCATCTTATCGGAGGTCCATGGCTTCTTCGGCGCCAGCCGTGTTTCGAACCTTGCGCTCAGCGCGTCAAGATGCGGGCCCAGTTCACCACCCGACAGGATGCGCACCGGTCCGGTGAGATGGACCGCCTGATAGAGCCAGGTCGGCACCTGATCGGGCGATACGTACCAGTCGGCCGACACATAGGCATCGGCGCCCAGGATGGCCATGGCCCATGGCGTCACGCCGTCTGCGAGCTTGAGCAGCGGATTTTGTCGCACAAGGTGAAAGGCCAGACGCGGCGTGCCGTCATTGCCGTAGTCGAGGCAGAAAGGCACCGCGGAGGCGATCGGCTTCCTGCCATCGAAGGCGCAG
It contains:
- a CDS encoding FMN-binding negative transcriptional regulator; the encoded protein is MYTPPKFQTDRTDALAFADARGFGTVCAFDGRKPIASAVPFCLDYGNDGTPRLAFHLVRQNPLLKLADGVTPWAMAILGADAYVSADWYVSPDQVPTWLYQAVHLTGPVRILSGGELGPHLDALSARFETRLAPKKPWTSDKMAAGRLEAMKKAIVGVVMTVDEVEGSSKLNQHKSDADHLAVMSALALRPEPAAFEISNAMRKLRSHLFAEETTQLTAMAEAEGFMG